The Thiothrix subterranea genome has a segment encoding these proteins:
- a CDS encoding DNA cytosine methyltransferase — MKNRYTSIEICAGAGGQALGLHLAGFRHQVLIEIDLPACKTLKHNNEHHNLGWGDIIEGCVEQFAKFTSHRYKGIDLVAGGVPCPPFSKAGKQLGQKDERDLFPAALEIVKNTTPKAVLLENVSGLLDAKFDDYRADIEACLEKMGYTVFWKLLNASDFGVPQLRPRVVLVALKSEFSRYFTWPENKTVPPTVGEMLYDLMASQGWEGAAEWKQKANKIAPTLVGGSKKHGGPDLGPTRARRAWQELHVNGNLLGEHPPEKGFVGYKNKIGYENMPLLTVRMAARIQGFPDWWEFYGKKTPAYRQVGNAFPPPVAEAVGKQIIAALDMANSERLAA; from the coding sequence ATGAAAAACAGATACACCTCTATCGAGATTTGTGCCGGAGCAGGCGGGCAAGCCCTTGGGCTTCATTTGGCTGGTTTTAGGCATCAAGTGCTCATCGAAATAGACTTACCTGCGTGCAAAACACTCAAACATAACAATGAACACCATAATTTAGGGTGGGGCGATATTATTGAAGGGTGTGTGGAACAATTTGCCAAATTTACCTCCCACCGCTACAAAGGCATTGATCTGGTTGCCGGTGGCGTTCCTTGTCCGCCCTTCTCGAAAGCAGGCAAGCAACTTGGTCAGAAGGATGAGCGGGATTTGTTTCCGGCAGCATTGGAGATTGTAAAAAATACTACTCCCAAAGCGGTCTTGCTTGAAAATGTCTCTGGCTTGCTGGATGCAAAATTTGATGATTACAGAGCTGACATTGAAGCCTGTTTAGAAAAAATGGGTTATACGGTTTTCTGGAAATTGCTCAATGCTTCTGATTTTGGCGTGCCTCAATTGCGCCCACGGGTTGTGTTGGTGGCGTTGAAATCTGAATTTTCCCGCTATTTTACTTGGCCTGAAAATAAAACAGTTCCTCCTACCGTTGGTGAAATGCTGTATGACTTAATGGCTTCACAAGGTTGGGAGGGGGCAGCAGAATGGAAACAGAAAGCTAACAAAATTGCCCCTACGTTAGTTGGTGGCTCTAAAAAACATGGTGGGCCTGATCTTGGTCCCACTCGCGCTAGACGTGCATGGCAAGAACTGCATGTGAATGGCAATCTGCTGGGTGAGCATCCACCAGAAAAGGGGTTTGTCGGTTATAAAAATAAGATTGGCTATGAAAACATGCCGTTGCTGACGGTTAGGATGGCAGCCAGAATCCAAGGCTTTCCTGATTGGTGGGAATTTTACGGCAAAAAAACACCCGCCTATAGGCAAGTGGGTAATGCGTTCCCTCCGCCTGTAGCAGAAGCCGTGGGTAAGCAAATTATTGCTGCACTGGATATGGCTAATAGTGAACGTTTGGCGGCTTAA
- the purT gene encoding formate-dependent phosphoribosylglycinamide formyltransferase, which yields MRIGTPLSPSATRVMLLGSGELGKEVIIALQRLGVEVIAVDRYADAPGHHVAHRAHAINMADPQALRALVKAEQPHFIVPEIEAIATDELAAIEADGLATVIPTARATQLTMNREGIRRLAAETLGLPTSRYHFASSLAEMQTAADDVGYPCFVKPVMSSSGKGQSMLKSADEVEAAWEYALSAGRVNHGRVIVEECIHFDYEITLLTVRAVGENGAIATHFCDPIGHRQVKGDYVESWQPQAMSTSALAKAQDIAAKITDNLGGRGLFGVELFVRGDDVYFSEVSPRPHDTGMVTMATQFQNEFELHARAILGLPVNTALHSTGASAVIYGGMEAEGIAFEGVEHALQVPESDVRLFGKPVAFERRRMGVALARGKDTDEARARAAEAASRVKPIKN from the coding sequence ATGCGCATCGGAACCCCGCTTTCCCCCTCAGCCACCCGCGTCATGCTGCTCGGCAGCGGCGAACTCGGCAAAGAAGTCATCATTGCCCTGCAACGCTTAGGCGTGGAAGTAATCGCGGTCGACCGTTACGCCGATGCACCGGGGCATCACGTCGCACACCGCGCCCACGCCATCAATATGGCAGACCCGCAAGCCTTACGCGCCTTGGTGAAAGCCGAACAACCGCATTTTATCGTGCCGGAAATCGAAGCGATTGCCACCGACGAACTCGCGGCTATTGAAGCGGATGGCTTAGCCACCGTCATCCCCACCGCTCGTGCCACGCAACTGACCATGAACCGCGAAGGCATCCGCCGGTTGGCAGCGGAAACCTTGGGTTTGCCGACTTCGCGCTACCACTTCGCCTCCAGTTTGGCAGAGATGCAAACTGCCGCCGATGACGTGGGCTACCCCTGTTTCGTCAAGCCGGTGATGTCATCCTCAGGCAAAGGCCAGTCGATGCTAAAAAGCGCAGACGAGGTGGAAGCCGCGTGGGAATACGCACTGTCAGCGGGGCGGGTGAATCATGGGCGGGTAATCGTGGAAGAATGCATCCATTTTGATTACGAAATCACCCTACTCACCGTGCGAGCTGTGGGGGAAAACGGCGCAATTGCCACCCATTTCTGCGACCCGATTGGGCATCGCCAAGTCAAAGGCGATTACGTCGAAAGCTGGCAGCCGCAAGCCATGAGCACCAGTGCCCTTGCCAAAGCGCAGGACATTGCCGCGAAAATTACGGATAACCTCGGCGGGCGCGGCTTGTTTGGGGTGGAATTATTCGTGCGCGGCGATGACGTGTATTTCTCCGAAGTCAGCCCGCGTCCGCACGACACCGGCATGGTGACGATGGCAACACAATTCCAGAACGAATTCGAGCTACACGCCCGCGCCATCCTCGGTTTGCCTGTGAATACCGCATTGCATTCCACAGGCGCAAGTGCGGTAATTTACGGCGGGATGGAAGCGGAAGGCATTGCGTTTGAAGGCGTGGAACACGCGCTGCAAGTGCCAGAAAGCGACGTGCGTTTGTTTGGCAAGCCGGTGGCGTTCGAGCGGCGGCGCATGGGCGTGGCGTTAGCGCGGGGTAAGGATACCGATGAAGCGCGGGCGCGAGCGGCGGAAGCGGCAAGTCGGGTGAAGCCAATTAAAAATTAA
- a CDS encoding type II toxin-antitoxin system TacA family antitoxin yields the protein MPSTAAKDDRISIRTPPELKRMLIAAAAVSNISMTDFLLNAARKAAETVLAESRQITLNQQEWDRFMDLLDNPPPPNAALRAAMQRHHTLLD from the coding sequence ATGCCCAGCACCGCCGCCAAAGATGACCGCATCAGCATCCGCACCCCACCCGAACTGAAGCGGATGCTGATTGCGGCTGCGGCTGTTTCCAACATTTCCATGACCGATTTCCTGTTGAATGCCGCCCGCAAAGCCGCCGAAACAGTGCTGGCAGAATCCCGCCAAATCACCCTGAACCAGCAGGAATGGGATCGTTTCATGGACTTGCTGGATAACCCACCGCCACCCAATGCCGCCCTACGTGCCGCCATGCAACGCCATCATACCTTGCTGGATTGA
- a CDS encoding GNAT family N-acetyltransferase, giving the protein MQIIPFNPAIARDAFDCGESALNHYLQQLAGQHSRKNVSRTFVAIDNDTVTGFYSLSMAESQLEDLPAATRKKLPPQYPVPVARLSRLAVDKTCQGQRMGELLLMNALARCARIAGEIGTVGIIVDAKHEQAQRFYLKYGFTPYTTKPLTLFIPMQTVMQSLP; this is encoded by the coding sequence ATGCAAATTATTCCCTTCAACCCCGCGATAGCGCGGGATGCGTTCGATTGCGGCGAATCTGCTTTGAACCACTACTTGCAACAACTGGCAGGGCAACACAGCCGCAAAAACGTCAGCCGTACTTTCGTTGCCATTGATAACGACACCGTGACAGGCTTCTACAGCCTGAGCATGGCGGAATCGCAATTGGAAGATTTGCCTGCCGCTACCCGCAAGAAATTGCCCCCACAATACCCCGTTCCCGTCGCCCGCTTGAGCCGCTTGGCAGTAGACAAAACCTGCCAAGGGCAACGCATGGGTGAACTCTTGCTGATGAATGCATTGGCACGCTGCGCCAGAATTGCGGGGGAAATCGGTACGGTCGGCATTATCGTGGATGCCAAACACGAGCAGGCGCAACGCTTTTATCTGAAGTATGGGTTTACGCCCTATACGACCAAACCGCTGACGCTGTTCATTCCAATGCAGACGGTGATGCAATCGTTGCCTTAA
- a CDS encoding HVO_A0114 family putative DNA-binding protein — translation MNTVLNVGIMPREQFQQRVLAIAAGRYTPQQGEPKIWFSSMKSLSEVLSDNNMRLLRMIEENQPETLKALATLSGRQTSNLSRTLKTMERYGIVELCKQNRSVRPVVKATAFNIQYAI, via the coding sequence ATGAATACCGTTTTGAATGTTGGAATCATGCCCCGCGAACAGTTCCAGCAACGGGTACTGGCGATTGCAGCCGGACGTTACACACCGCAACAGGGCGAACCCAAAATTTGGTTCAGTTCCATGAAATCCCTGAGTGAAGTGTTGAGCGACAACAACATGCGCCTGCTGAGAATGATTGAGGAAAACCAGCCGGAAACCTTGAAAGCCTTGGCGACTCTGAGCGGGCGGCAAACCAGCAACCTCAGCCGTACTTTGAAGACGATGGAACGCTACGGCATTGTGGAACTGTGCAAGCAGAACCGATCTGTGCGTCCGGTGGTGAAGGCTACGGCGTTTAATATCCAGTATGCGATTTGA
- a CDS encoding HNH endonuclease: MNVDDYLNSLNERKKISDVKEKIIRRLWGNTSDSFPKPWVSSAELLELTGQKYFDRRTRELRDQLGCDIETAYLESCSGHAWRIHSAELADAQDREYLTQSQKNKLFQEATFTCSTCGVQLQPGVRGLQADHKVPLSRGGGNELSNWQPMCNNCNVGKRRACEGCSLDCGTCSWAFPEKHGVRAMFSINEATLRRVDKYAAQTGQSPDNIMETAANYYLDEQENS, translated from the coding sequence ATGAACGTAGACGACTATCTCAACTCACTGAATGAACGTAAGAAAATCAGCGATGTAAAAGAAAAGATCATTCGACGCTTATGGGGTAACACGTCCGACAGCTTCCCGAAACCGTGGGTTTCCTCTGCCGAACTGCTGGAACTGACAGGTCAGAAATATTTCGATAGACGCACCAGAGAACTCCGCGATCAACTGGGTTGCGACATTGAAACGGCATACCTAGAATCATGTTCTGGTCACGCATGGCGCATCCATTCCGCAGAACTGGCAGATGCACAAGACCGTGAGTATTTGACTCAAAGCCAGAAGAACAAACTATTCCAAGAGGCTACGTTCACTTGCTCTACTTGCGGTGTGCAACTTCAGCCCGGTGTCAGAGGCTTACAAGCTGATCATAAAGTGCCACTTTCCCGTGGTGGCGGTAATGAACTGTCGAATTGGCAACCGATGTGCAACAACTGCAATGTCGGCAAAAGAAGAGCGTGTGAAGGATGTTCACTGGATTGCGGGACATGCTCTTGGGCTTTTCCTGAAAAACACGGGGTAAGAGCGATGTTTTCCATCAACGAAGCCACCCTGCGCCGAGTGGATAAATACGCCGCTCAAACAGGCCAAAGCCCTGATAACATCATGGAAACGGCAGCAAACTACTATCTTGATGAGCAAGAAAACAGTTAA
- a CDS encoding DNA cytosine methyltransferase, with protein MKSEYTSIELCAGAGGQALGLHLAGFQHQLLMDIDKPACQTLRHNNALHDLGWGQIVEGCIEEFSKYSSHQYKGVDLVAGGVPCPPFSTAGKQLGKQDERDLFPAALDIVNNTQPKAVMLENVAGLLDAKFDAYRAEIESRLIRMGYKVFWKLLNACDFGVPQLRPRVILVALKAEYANYFAWPVYKITPPTVGEALYDLMASQGWEYAAEWKQKANKIAPTLVGGSKKHGGPDLGPTRARRAWQALHVNGNLVGEHPPEKGFVGYKNKIGYEYMPLLTVRMAARIQGFPDWWEFYGKKTPAYRQVGNALPPPVAEAVGRQIIYALDIANSSRLAA; from the coding sequence ATGAAAAGTGAGTATACCTCTATCGAATTGTGCGCCGGAGCAGGCGGACAGGCACTTGGTTTACACTTGGCAGGTTTTCAGCACCAGCTATTGATGGATATAGACAAGCCAGCGTGTCAGACACTCAGACATAACAATGCGTTACATGACTTGGGCTGGGGTCAAATCGTTGAGGGTTGCATAGAAGAGTTTTCTAAATATTCCTCTCATCAATACAAAGGCGTTGATCTTGTTGCAGGCGGTGTTCCCTGCCCACCCTTTTCAACAGCAGGCAAGCAACTTGGCAAGCAGGATGAGCGGGATTTATTTCCTGCCGCATTAGACATTGTGAACAACACTCAGCCCAAAGCAGTCATGTTGGAAAACGTGGCTGGTCTGTTGGATGCAAAATTTGATGCTTACCGCGCTGAAATTGAATCTCGATTGATACGCATGGGTTACAAGGTTTTCTGGAAATTGCTCAATGCTTGTGATTTTGGCGTACCTCAATTGCGCCCACGAGTCATTTTGGTGGCATTAAAAGCAGAATATGCAAACTACTTTGCATGGCCTGTCTACAAGATTACTCCCCCAACAGTTGGTGAAGCCTTATATGATTTAATGGCATCCCAAGGCTGGGAATATGCAGCAGAGTGGAAACAAAAGGCTAACAAAATTGCTCCTACCTTAGTTGGTGGCTCTAAAAAACACGGTGGGCCTGATCTTGGACCAACCCGTGCCAGACGCGCATGGCAGGCTTTGCACGTAAACGGTAATCTGGTTGGTGAGCATCCACCGGAAAAGGGTTTCGTTGGCTACAAAAATAAGATTGGCTACGAATACATGCCGTTATTGACGGTGAGGATGGCTGCTAGAATTCAAGGTTTCCCTGATTGGTGGGAGTTTTACGGCAAGAAAACGCCAGCTTATAGACAAGTAGGTAATGCTTTGCCACCACCCGTAGCTGAAGCGGTAGGCAGACAAATTATTTATGCGCTTGATATAGCGAATAGCAGCCGTTTAGCCGCTTAA
- a CDS encoding HNH endonuclease has protein sequence MKVDEYLQLLNDRKKISDVKEKIIRRLWGNESDSFPKPWVSSAELLELTGQKYFDRRTRELRDQLGCNIETIYLDAFSGHAWRIHSPELADAQDREYLTQSQKNKLFQDNGFTCVTCGVHIQPGVRGLQADHKVPLSRGGGNELHNWQPMCNNCNVGKRRACEGCSLDCQTCSWAFPEKHGVRAMFSISEQTLRRVTGYANRMGKSRDQIMESAANEYLDKREKD, from the coding sequence ATGAAAGTAGACGAATACCTCCAATTGCTGAACGATCGCAAGAAAATCAGTGATGTAAAAGAAAAAATCATTCGGCGATTGTGGGGTAACGAATCTGACAGTTTCCCGAAACCTTGGGTATCTTCTGCCGAATTACTAGAACTGACAGGTCAGAAATACTTTGACCGACGCACCAGAGAACTCCGCGACCAATTGGGCTGCAACATTGAAACGATTTACCTTGACGCATTTTCTGGTCACGCATGGCGCATCCATTCTCCAGAACTGGCAGATGCACAAGACCGTGAATACTTGACCCAAAGCCAGAAAAACAAGCTATTTCAAGACAATGGTTTCACCTGCGTCACCTGTGGCGTGCATATCCAACCCGGTGTCAGAGGCTTGCAAGCCGACCACAAAGTACCGCTCTCGCGTGGTGGTGGCAACGAACTTCACAATTGGCAACCCATGTGCAACAACTGCAATGTGGGCAAACGCAGAGCGTGTGAAGGATGTTCGCTGGATTGCCAAACCTGTTCTTGGGCTTTCCCTGAAAAACATGGGGTACGAGCCATGTTTTCGATCAGTGAACAAACCCTGAGAAGAGTGACCGGATACGCCAACCGGATGGGCAAAAGCCGCGACCAAATCATGGAGTCGGCGGCTAATGAATATCTGGATAAGCGGGAAAAAGATTAA
- a CDS encoding CDP-6-deoxy-delta-3,4-glucoseen reductase codes for MDTAMTFKVTVQPSGHTFWAEANEAILEAGLRQGVALPYGCRGGVCGSCAATVLSGQVHYPFGEPQGLAPYDEERGKAFLCMAAAMSDVELDAPRVGSEPDIEIKALPVRVEKLRKLAADVMELTLKLPASERLRFRAGQYIDILLKDGKRRGFSLANAPFNDQFLELHIRHVPGGYFTSHVFNEMKEKALLRIEGPLGSFYIRESERPLILMGGGTGFAPLKGMLEQMMAQGLDKPVQLYWGVRAKADLYMDSVVRSWVARHPLLTYVPVLSEPLPEDAWAGRTGWVHDAVARDFPDLSGHDVYLSGPPPMVNAAQTAFLAQGLPEAQLFYDSFEYSPDTLKAMQG; via the coding sequence ATGGATACAGCAATGACTTTCAAGGTAACGGTTCAGCCTTCGGGACACACATTTTGGGCAGAAGCTAACGAGGCAATTTTGGAGGCGGGTTTGCGCCAAGGCGTGGCGTTGCCCTACGGTTGTCGCGGCGGGGTATGTGGTTCGTGTGCTGCCACGGTGCTGAGTGGGCAGGTGCATTACCCGTTTGGTGAACCGCAAGGGCTTGCGCCGTATGACGAAGAACGCGGCAAGGCGTTTTTGTGCATGGCAGCCGCTATGAGCGATGTGGAATTGGATGCGCCGCGTGTGGGTTCTGAGCCGGACATTGAAATCAAAGCCTTGCCGGTGCGGGTCGAAAAGCTGCGTAAATTGGCGGCGGATGTGATGGAGTTGACGCTGAAATTGCCCGCGTCCGAACGCTTGCGGTTTCGGGCGGGGCAATACATCGACATTTTGCTGAAAGATGGCAAACGCCGTGGTTTTTCGCTGGCGAATGCGCCGTTTAACGATCAGTTTTTGGAATTGCATATTCGGCATGTGCCGGGTGGTTATTTCACCAGCCATGTGTTCAATGAGATGAAGGAAAAGGCTTTGTTGCGCATTGAGGGGCCGTTGGGGAGTTTCTATATCCGCGAATCCGAACGTCCGCTGATTCTGATGGGCGGTGGCACGGGGTTTGCGCCGCTAAAAGGCATGTTGGAACAGATGATGGCGCAAGGGCTGGATAAGCCAGTGCAGTTGTATTGGGGCGTGCGGGCTAAGGCGGATTTGTACATGGATAGTGTGGTGCGTAGCTGGGTAGCACGTCACCCATTGTTGACTTACGTGCCGGTGTTGTCGGAGCCGTTGCCGGAAGATGCTTGGGCAGGGCGCACGGGCTGGGTGCATGATGCGGTGGCACGTGATTTCCCCGATTTGTCGGGGCATGATGTGTATTTGAGCGGGCCGCCACCGATGGTGAATGCGGCGCAAACGGCGTTTTTGGCGCAGGGCTTGCCGGAAGCGCAGTTGTTTTACGATTCGTTTGAATACAGCCCGGATACGCTGAAGGCGATGCAGGGGTAA
- the vapB gene encoding type II toxin-antitoxin system VapB family antitoxin has protein sequence MTAIAARLCKNGQGQAVRIPRIFQFEGIDEMLIRREGDALIITPKRKSWTSFADIPSADADFMAERPHIATHD, from the coding sequence GTGACTGCCATAGCCGCCAGATTATGCAAAAACGGACAAGGCCAAGCCGTCCGCATCCCGCGCATTTTCCAGTTTGAAGGCATTGATGAAATGCTGATTCGGCGCGAAGGCGATGCACTCATCATCACCCCCAAGCGCAAAAGCTGGACATCGTTTGCCGACATTCCCAGTGCCGACGCTGATTTCATGGCAGAACGCCCTCACATCGCCACCCATGACTGA
- a CDS encoding putative signal transducing protein — protein sequence MKIVYRAANLIEADIVAGMLQSRGIEAEVGGRYLQSAVGDAAVHDFARVLVSEQQYDAALAVVAEYDSTSVGSVSSDDKDPSFAALGIFSKPVLFWLVLLLFMLWFVLGIPGFQSWVAM from the coding sequence ATGAAAATAGTGTATCGTGCTGCCAATTTAATCGAGGCTGATATTGTCGCGGGCATGTTGCAGAGTCGCGGAATTGAAGCGGAAGTGGGTGGTCGTTACCTGCAATCGGCGGTAGGCGATGCGGCTGTGCATGATTTCGCACGGGTGCTGGTCAGCGAGCAGCAATACGACGCGGCGTTGGCGGTGGTGGCGGAATATGACAGCACGTCAGTGGGTAGTGTTTCGAGCGACGATAAAGACCCGTCATTTGCAGCGCTGGGGATTTTTAGTAAGCCAGTGTTGTTTTGGTTGGTGTTGCTGTTGTTCATGCTCTGGTTTGTGCTGGGCATTCCGGGTTTTCAGTCATGGGTGGCGATGTGA